The following coding sequences lie in one Musa acuminata AAA Group cultivar baxijiao chromosome BXJ1-8, Cavendish_Baxijiao_AAA, whole genome shotgun sequence genomic window:
- the LOC135589244 gene encoding putative germin-like protein 2-1: MAASYVLLLLAALLALASSPAMARDPGALQDLCVADNTSNVFVNGFVCKDPKLVKAEDFFFSGLDQPRNTTNKVGSNVTLLNANRIPGLNTLGISMARVDYAPFGLNPPHIHPRATEIQTVLEGSLYVGFVTSNPDNRLVTKVLRKGDVFVFPQGLIHFQFNYGTNKAVALSGLSSQNPGVITIANSVFGSKPAISDDILAKALGVDKKIVDRIQAHF, encoded by the exons ATGGCTGCGTCctacgtcctcctcctcctcgctgctCTCCTTGCTTTGGCTTCCTCTCCAGCCATGGCCCGCGATCCCGGTGCTCTCCAGGACTTGTGTGTTGCGGATAACACATCCAATG TGTTCGTCAACGGATTTGTCTGCAAGGATCCAAAGCTCGTCAAAGCCGAGGACTTCTTCTTCTCCGGTCTCGACCAGCCTCGCAACACCACCAACAAAGTCGGCTCCAACGTCACGCTCCTAAACGCGAACCGAATTCCCGGCCTCAACACCCTCGGCATCTCCATGGCCCGGGTGGACTACGCGCCGTTTGGCCTTAACCCTCCTCACATCCATCCCCGGGCGACGGAGATTCAGACGGTGTTGGAAGGCTCGCTCTACGTCGGCTTCGTCACCTCCAACCCCGACAACAGGCTCGTCACCAAAGTGCTTCGCAAGGGTGATGTGTTTGTGTTCCCCCAAGGCCTCATCCACTTCCAGTTCAACTACGGCACCAACAAGGCCGTCGCACTCTCCGGTCTCAGCAGCCAAAACCCGGGGGTGATCACCATTGCCAATTCCGTCTTCGGCTCCAAACCGGCCATCTCGGATGATATCCTCGCTAAGGCCCTCGGGGTGGACAAGAAGATCGTAGACCGGATTCAGGCTCATTTCTAG
- the LOC103995614 gene encoding putative germin-like protein 2-1: protein MAASYILLLSALLALAASPAMAGDPSALQDFCVADNTSDVFVNGLACKDPKLVKVEDFFFSGLDKPRNTTNKVGSNVTLVNVNRIPGLNTLGISMARLDFAPYGLNPPHIHPRATEILTVLEGSLYVGFVTSNPDNKLFTKMLTKGDVFVFPQGLIHFQFNHGTKNAVALAALSSQNPGLITIANAVFGSKPAISDDVLAKAFQVDEKTVHRIQAQF, encoded by the exons ATGGCTGCGTCCTACATCCTCCTCCTCTCTGCTCTCCTTGCTTTGGCTGCCTCTCCAGCCATGGCTGGGGATCCCAGTGCCCTCCAAGACTTTTGTGTCGCGGACAACACATCCGATG TGTTTGTGAACGGATTAGCCTGCAAGGATCCAAAGCTCGTCAAAGTCGAAGACTTCTTCTTCTCCGGTCTCGACAAGCCTCGCAACACCACCAACAAAGTCGGCTCCAACGTGACGCTCGTAAACGTGAACCGAATTCCCGGCCTCAACACCCTCGGCATCTCCATGGCCCGCTTGGATTTCGCACCTTACGGCCTTAACCCTCCTCACATCCATCCCCGGGCGACGGAGATCCTGACGGTGTTGGAAGGCTCGCTCTACGTCGGATTCGTCACCTCCAACCCCGACAACAAGCTCTTCACCAAAATGCTCACCAAGGGTGATGTGTTTGTGTTCCCCCAGGGCCTGATCCACTTCCAATTCAACCATGGCACCAAGAACGCCGTCGCGCTTGCGGCTCTCAGCAGCCAAAACCCCGGGCTGATCACCATCGCCAATGCTGTCTTCGGATCCAAACCGGCCATCTCGGACGATGTCCTCGCTAAGGCATTTCAGGTGGACGAGAAGACCGTACATCGGATCCAGGCACAATTCTAG